In the genome of Pseudopipra pipra isolate bDixPip1 chromosome 4, bDixPip1.hap1, whole genome shotgun sequence, one region contains:
- the KCTD8 gene encoding BTB/POZ domain-containing protein KCTD8 isoform X2, with translation MALKEAGGSILPISDMVSGPSGSPFPEVVELNVGGQVYVTRHSTLLSVPDSTLATMFSPCRGGPAAARQLPRDSRARFFIDRDGFLFRYVLDYLRDKQLALPEHFPEKERLLREAEYFQLGDLVKLLSPKVTKQSSLNDEGCQSDLEDSNSQGSSDRLQRAALDKRSGFLTVGYRGSYTTVRDNQADAKFRRVARIMVCGRIALAKEVFGETLNESRDPDRPPEKYTSRFYLKFTYLEQAFDRLSEAGFHMVACNSTGTAAFINQYRDDKIWSSYTEYIFFSLKMCYFLLVPQSSTDIQSE, from the coding sequence ATGGCTTTGAAGGAGGCGGGCGGCAGCATCCTGCCCATCAGCGACATGGTATCGGGGCCGTCGGGCTCGCCGTTCCCCGAGGTGGTGGAGCTGAACGTGGGAGGCCAGGTGTACGTGACGAGGCACTCCACGCTGCTCAGCGTCCCGGACAGCACGCTGGCCACCATGTTCTCCCCGTGCCGGGGCGGCCCGGCGGCGGCCCGccagctgcccagggacagccgGGCACGCTTCTTCATCGACCGCGACGGCTTCCTCTTCAGGTACGTGCTGGATTACCTGCGGGACAAGCAGCTGGCGCTGCCCGAGCACTTCCCCGAGAAGGAGCGGCTCCTGCGGGAGGCCGAATACTTCCAGCTGGGCGATCTGGTGAAGCTGCTGTCGCCCAAGGTCACCAAGCAGAGCTCGCTCAACGACGAGGGCTGCCAGAGCGACCTGGAGGATAGCAATTCGCAGGGCAGCAGCGACCGGCTTCAGCGGGCGGCGCTGGACAAGCGCTCGGGCTTCCTCACCGTGGGCTACCGCGGCTCCTACACCACGGTGCGGGACAACCAGGCGGACGCCAAGTTCCGCCGCGTCGCCCGCATCATGGTGTGCGGTAGGATCGCCCTAGCCAAGGAGGTCTTCGGAGAGACCCTCAATGAGAGCCGCGATCCCGACCGCCCCCCCGAGAAGTACACCTCCCGCTTCTACCTCAAATTCACCTACCTGGAGCAAGCTTTCGACCGGCTCTCCGAGGCGGGCTTCCACATGGTGGCTTGCAACTCCACCGGCACCGCCGCCTTCATCAACCAGTACAGGGACGACAAGATCTGGAGCAGCTACACCGAGTACATCTTCTTCA